In Luteibacter mycovicinus, a genomic segment contains:
- the rpmD gene encoding 50S ribosomal protein L30 yields MAKKNETAAGGTVRVRLVKGLRGVQGRHRLSVKALGLGKLNDVRELKDSPQVRGLINKVYYLVRVEE; encoded by the coding sequence ATGGCTAAGAAGAATGAAACCGCCGCTGGCGGTACCGTCCGCGTGCGCCTGGTCAAGGGTCTGCGCGGCGTGCAGGGTCGTCATCGTCTGAGCGTCAAGGCCCTCGGCCTCGGCAAGCTCAACGACGTCCGCGAACTGAAGGATAGCCCGCAGGTCCGTGGCCTTATCAACAAGGTCTACTACCTGGTTCGGGTCGAGGAGTAA
- the rplO gene encoding 50S ribosomal protein L15, which translates to MRLNDLRPGKGARKTRTRVARGIGSGLGKTAGRGHKGQHARAGNTHRVGFEGGQMPLQRRLPKVGFRSLKKADTQQVMLYQLAVIEADTIDLIALHAAGLVTSRAKKVKIVLKGEINRAIKLSGVLATAGAKAAIEAAGGSVE; encoded by the coding sequence ATGCGTCTTAACGATCTCAGGCCCGGTAAGGGCGCTCGCAAGACCCGTACCCGCGTCGCTCGCGGTATCGGCTCCGGCCTCGGCAAGACGGCCGGCCGTGGTCACAAGGGTCAGCACGCCCGTGCGGGTAACACGCACCGCGTGGGTTTCGAAGGCGGCCAGATGCCGCTGCAGCGTCGTCTTCCGAAGGTGGGCTTCCGCTCGCTGAAGAAGGCCGACACGCAGCAGGTCATGCTGTACCAGCTCGCCGTCATCGAAGCCGACACGATCGATCTGATCGCTCTCCACGCCGCCGGTCTCGTGACCAGCCGCGCGAAGAAGGTCAAGATTGTCCTGAAGGGTGAAATCAATCGCGCGATCAAGCTCTCGGGCGTGCTTGCGACAGCCGGCGCCAAGGCGGCTATCGAAGCCGCCGGCGGCAGCGTGGAGTAA
- the rplE gene encoding 50S ribosomal protein L5: protein MTRLETFYKESVMQKLTERFGYQNVMQVPRITKITLNMGVGEAAGNKKILDNAVADMTKIAGQKPITTKARVSVASFKIRDGWPIGCKVTLRRAQMWEFLDRLINISLPRTRDFRGVSGRAFDGRGNYNFGVKEQIIFPEIDFDQVDALRGMDISITTTAKTDEEAKALLEAFSFPFRN, encoded by the coding sequence ATGACCCGTCTTGAAACGTTTTACAAAGAGTCGGTAATGCAGAAGCTCACTGAGCGCTTCGGTTACCAGAATGTGATGCAGGTTCCGCGCATTACGAAGATCACGCTCAACATGGGCGTCGGCGAAGCTGCCGGTAACAAGAAGATCCTCGATAACGCCGTTGCCGACATGACGAAGATCGCCGGTCAGAAGCCGATCACGACGAAGGCCCGCGTGTCGGTCGCTTCGTTCAAGATCCGCGATGGCTGGCCGATCGGTTGCAAGGTCACGCTGCGTCGTGCCCAGATGTGGGAATTCCTGGACCGCCTGATCAACATCTCGCTGCCGCGTACGCGCGACTTCCGTGGTGTCTCGGGCCGTGCCTTCGATGGCCGTGGTAACTACAACTTCGGCGTCAAGGAACAGATCATTTTCCCGGAAATCGACTTCGATCAGGTTGACGCGCTGCGCGGTATGGATATCTCCATCACCACGACCGCGAAGACCGACGAAGAAGCCAAGGCGCTGCTGGAAGCTTTCAGCTTCCCGTTCCGCAACTGA
- the rpsQ gene encoding 30S ribosomal protein S17 yields MSDNTKTARTLTGRVISNKMDHTVTVLIERQVQHPLLGKIIRRSTKLHAHDETGANEGDLVRIAECRPLSKTKHHRVVEIVTRAEV; encoded by the coding sequence ATGAGTGATAACACGAAGACGGCGCGCACCCTCACGGGTCGTGTCATCAGCAACAAGATGGACCATACCGTAACGGTTCTGATCGAGCGTCAGGTGCAGCATCCGCTGCTCGGCAAGATCATCCGCCGCTCCACGAAGCTCCACGCACATGACGAGACCGGTGCGAACGAGGGCGACCTGGTGCGGATCGCGGAATGCCGTCCGCTGTCGAAGACCAAACATCACCGCGTGGTCGAAATCGTCACGCGCGCTGAAGTCTAA
- the rpsS gene encoding 30S ribosomal protein S19 has protein sequence MPRSLKKGPFVDLHLVKKVEAAVSANNKRPIKTWSRRSMILPEMVGLTIAIHNGRQHVPVLINENMVGHKLGEFAVTRTYKGHAGDKKGK, from the coding sequence ATGCCGCGCTCTCTAAAAAAAGGTCCGTTCGTCGACCTGCACCTCGTGAAAAAGGTGGAAGCCGCCGTTTCCGCCAATAACAAGCGTCCGATCAAGACCTGGTCGCGTCGTTCGATGATCCTGCCGGAGATGGTCGGTCTGACCATCGCCATCCACAACGGCCGCCAGCATGTGCCTGTGTTGATCAACGAGAACATGGTCGGGCACAAGCTCGGCGAGTTCGCGGTGACCCGCACGTACAAGGGCCACGCCGGCGACAAGAAGGGCAAGTGA
- the rpsH gene encoding 30S ribosomal protein S8, with translation MSMTDPIADLFTRIRNGQASGKAVVRMPSSKVKLALAKLLQNEGYILDARTADEAGKPVLEIKLKYFEGRPAIETISRVSRSGLRVYRGKDELPKVLGGLGISIISTSAGLLTDAQARSKGLGGEVIGQVA, from the coding sequence ATGAGCATGACTGATCCCATCGCCGATCTGTTTACGCGCATCCGCAACGGCCAGGCGTCTGGCAAAGCGGTTGTACGTATGCCGTCGTCGAAAGTGAAGCTGGCCCTGGCCAAGCTTCTTCAGAACGAAGGCTACATCCTCGACGCCCGTACCGCTGACGAAGCGGGCAAGCCGGTCCTCGAGATCAAGCTCAAGTATTTCGAAGGCCGTCCGGCCATTGAAACCATTTCCCGTGTCAGCCGTTCCGGTCTCCGCGTCTACCGCGGCAAGGACGAGCTGCCGAAGGTCCTCGGTGGCCTGGGTATCTCGATCATCTCGACTTCCGCCGGTCTCCTGACCGACGCGCAGGCCCGTTCGAAGGGTCTGGGCGGCGAAGTCATCGGCCAGGTGGCGTAA
- the rpsD gene encoding 30S ribosomal protein S4, whose amino-acid sequence MARYRGATCKLARREGADLGLKSPARALDSKCKLENKPGQHGANKRARLSDYAVQLREKQKVKRIYGVLERQFSNYYTKASTQKGNTGENLLRLLESRLDNVVFRMGFAVTRAQARQLVAHKAVTVNGKKVNVPSFHVRPGDEVSLTEKARTQLRVQEAATVFDTMDLRPSWVEVDSKKFAGTFKAVPDRGDLPADINEALIVELYSK is encoded by the coding sequence ATGGCCCGTTATCGTGGAGCTACCTGCAAACTTGCGCGTCGTGAAGGTGCCGACCTCGGTCTTAAGAGCCCGGCCCGCGCGCTTGATTCCAAGTGCAAGCTCGAAAACAAACCCGGTCAGCATGGCGCCAACAAGCGCGCCCGTCTTTCCGATTACGCAGTCCAGCTGCGTGAGAAGCAGAAGGTCAAGCGCATCTATGGTGTGCTTGAGCGTCAGTTCAGCAACTACTACACCAAGGCTTCGACCCAGAAGGGCAATACGGGTGAAAACCTGCTGCGCCTCCTGGAAAGCCGTCTCGACAACGTCGTGTTCCGTATGGGTTTCGCGGTCACCCGCGCCCAGGCTCGTCAGCTCGTGGCCCACAAGGCCGTGACGGTCAATGGTAAGAAGGTCAACGTGCCTTCCTTCCACGTCCGTCCGGGCGACGAAGTCTCGCTGACCGAAAAGGCTCGCACTCAGCTGCGAGTCCAGGAAGCAGCGACGGTTTTCGACACGATGGACCTTCGTCCGTCCTGGGTCGAGGTCGACAGCAAGAAGTTCGCAGGCACGTTCAAGGCTGTGCCGGATCGCGGTGATCTGCCGGCCGACATCAACGAAGCCCTGATCGTCGAGCTTTACTCGAAGTAA
- the rpsK gene encoding 30S ribosomal protein S11, translated as MAKPVKTKKKIKRVVTDAVAHVQASFNNTIVTITDRQGNALSWATAGGAGFRGSRKSTPFAAQVAAEKAGRAAGDYGVKTVEVRIKGPGPGRESAVRSLNALGYKVLNIIDVTPIPHNGCRPPKKRRV; from the coding sequence ATGGCTAAGCCGGTTAAAACCAAGAAGAAGATCAAGCGCGTCGTCACGGATGCCGTGGCACACGTGCAGGCTTCTTTCAACAACACCATCGTCACGATCACCGATCGTCAGGGCAACGCCCTGTCGTGGGCGACTGCAGGCGGCGCGGGTTTCCGCGGCTCCCGTAAGTCGACCCCGTTCGCTGCCCAGGTTGCCGCCGAAAAGGCCGGCCGCGCTGCAGGCGACTACGGTGTGAAAACTGTGGAAGTTCGCATCAAGGGCCCCGGCCCGGGCCGTGAGTCGGCCGTGCGTTCACTGAATGCGTTGGGCTACAAAGTGCTCAACATTATCGATGTCACGCCGATTCCGCATAACGGCTGCCGTCCCCCCAAGAAGCGTCGCGTCTAA
- the secY gene encoding preprotein translocase subunit SecY yields MAAAQGTTLGSLGKLTELRQRIFFLIGALIVFRLGSFIPVPGVNPEAMTSLVEGGGGLLNMVNMFSGGSLSRFSVFALGVVPYISASIVVQMMGSVIPSLMALRKEGESGRRKMTMYTRFGTVGLAAFQAFGIAVALQKQVGASGPVVYMPGAGFVMASVVGLTAGTMFLMWLGEQITERGIGNGISMLIFAGIVAGLPGAIAHTLTMANNGELSVLKLLMVTALILAVTAFVVFMERAQRRITVNYAKQGSQRQFQRQTSHLPLKINMAGVIPPIFATSLLLFPATAATWFGSANQSRWLQWLTTALSPGEPVHDIVFAVLVIGFAFFYTAIVFNSQETADNLKRSGALIPGIRPGRATADYIDGVMTRLTGVGAIYIVLVCLVPTFMQNAWHVPFYFGGTSLLIVVVVVMDFTAQVQAHLVSHQYESLLKKSNLRRG; encoded by the coding sequence GTGGCTGCAGCGCAGGGCACAACGCTCGGCTCGCTGGGCAAACTGACGGAACTGCGTCAGCGCATCTTCTTCCTGATCGGTGCGCTGATCGTCTTCCGCCTCGGTTCGTTCATCCCGGTTCCGGGCGTGAATCCTGAGGCGATGACGAGCCTGGTGGAAGGCGGCGGCGGCCTGTTGAACATGGTCAACATGTTCTCCGGTGGTTCGCTGTCGCGTTTCTCGGTGTTCGCGCTCGGTGTGGTGCCGTATATCTCGGCATCGATCGTGGTGCAGATGATGGGCTCGGTCATTCCGTCGCTCATGGCTCTGCGTAAGGAAGGCGAGTCGGGTCGTCGCAAGATGACTATGTACACGCGTTTCGGCACGGTCGGTCTGGCGGCATTTCAGGCTTTCGGTATCGCGGTCGCCCTGCAGAAGCAGGTCGGCGCCAGCGGTCCGGTCGTCTACATGCCGGGTGCCGGCTTCGTCATGGCATCGGTTGTCGGCCTCACCGCCGGCACGATGTTCCTGATGTGGCTGGGTGAGCAGATCACGGAACGCGGTATCGGCAACGGTATCTCGATGCTGATCTTCGCCGGTATCGTCGCGGGTCTGCCGGGTGCCATCGCGCACACGCTGACCATGGCGAACAACGGTGAGCTGTCGGTTCTGAAGTTGCTCATGGTGACGGCACTGATCCTGGCGGTGACTGCGTTCGTGGTGTTCATGGAGCGCGCCCAGCGGCGCATCACCGTGAACTACGCGAAGCAGGGCAGCCAGCGCCAGTTCCAGCGCCAGACCTCGCACCTGCCGCTGAAGATCAACATGGCGGGCGTCATTCCGCCGATCTTCGCGACGAGCCTTCTGCTTTTTCCGGCAACCGCCGCGACCTGGTTTGGCTCAGCCAATCAGTCGCGCTGGTTGCAGTGGCTGACCACGGCGCTGAGCCCGGGTGAGCCGGTCCACGACATCGTGTTCGCGGTGCTGGTGATCGGATTCGCCTTCTTCTATACGGCGATCGTGTTCAACTCGCAGGAAACGGCGGATAACCTCAAGCGTTCGGGCGCGTTGATTCCGGGTATTCGTCCGGGTCGCGCGACGGCTGACTACATCGATGGCGTCATGACCCGGCTTACCGGTGTTGGCGCGATTTACATCGTGCTGGTCTGCCTGGTGCCCACGTTCATGCAGAACGCCTGGCACGTACCGTTCTATTTCGGCGGCACTTCGCTGCTGATCGTGGTGGTGGTGGTGATGGACTTCACGGCTCAGGTCCAGGCCCATCTCGTCAGCCACCAGTACGAGAGTCTGCTCAAGAAGTCCAATCTCCGCCGTGGCTGA
- the rplF gene encoding 50S ribosomal protein L6 — protein MSRVAKLPITLPKGVEVSVANGTVSVKGPKGTLTTHELPGVSLSQDNGVLTIVLADGADDKFGGTARAIIANMVTGVASGFEKKLELVGVGYRAQLAGKAVNLSLGFSHPVVFDAPEGITIEVPTQTEILIKGADKQLVGQTAAKIRAFRSPEPYKGKGVRYAGEKIILKEAKKA, from the coding sequence ATGTCACGCGTAGCCAAGCTCCCCATCACCCTCCCGAAGGGCGTTGAAGTCTCCGTCGCCAATGGCACGGTCTCGGTCAAGGGCCCGAAGGGCACCCTGACGACCCACGAGCTGCCGGGCGTCTCGCTCTCGCAGGACAATGGCGTCCTTACGATCGTTCTGGCCGACGGTGCAGACGACAAGTTCGGCGGCACCGCCCGCGCGATCATCGCCAACATGGTGACTGGCGTGGCCAGCGGCTTCGAGAAGAAGCTCGAGCTCGTCGGCGTCGGTTACCGCGCGCAGCTGGCAGGCAAGGCCGTAAACCTTTCCCTCGGCTTCTCGCACCCGGTCGTGTTCGACGCGCCGGAAGGCATCACCATCGAAGTCCCGACGCAGACGGAAATCCTTATCAAGGGTGCCGACAAGCAGCTCGTGGGCCAGACGGCCGCCAAGATCCGTGCTTTCCGTTCGCCGGAGCCCTACAAGGGCAAGGGCGTTCGCTACGCCGGCGAGAAGATCATCCTGAAGGAAGCCAAGAAGGCCTAA
- the rplX gene encoding 50S ribosomal protein L24, with protein sequence MNRIRKGDNVVVITGKNKGQRGDVLRVDGDRVVVSNVNLVKRHTKPNPQANQPGGIVEREASIHISNVQLFNSATNKGERAGTKTLEDGRKVRVFRSGEVVDA encoded by the coding sequence ATGAACCGTATCCGCAAGGGTGACAACGTCGTCGTCATCACCGGCAAGAACAAGGGGCAGCGCGGCGACGTGCTGCGCGTCGATGGCGACCGCGTTGTCGTCTCGAACGTCAACCTGGTCAAGCGCCACACCAAGCCGAACCCCCAGGCCAACCAGCCGGGTGGGATCGTCGAGCGTGAGGCCTCGATCCATATCTCCAATGTACAGCTCTTCAACTCCGCCACGAACAAGGGCGAGCGCGCTGGCACCAAGACGCTCGAGGACGGGCGCAAGGTGCGCGTGTTCCGCTCCGGCGAAGTAGTCGACGCGTAA
- the rplB gene encoding 50S ribosomal protein L2, with the protein MALITHKPTSPGRRDAVSVRTEGLYKGAPYAPLTESQSKTGGRNHYGRITTRHRGGGHKQAYRIIDFKRDKEGIAAVVERLEYDPNRTAHIALLCYADGERRYIIAPKGVAVGDRLVSGSDSPIKPGNCLPLRSIPVGSTIHCIEMKPGKGAQIARSAGASVQLVAREQGYATLRLRSGEMRRVPVECRATIGEVGNSEHSLRKLGKAGKKRWAGIRPTVRGVVMNPVDHPHGGGEGKTSGGRHPVSPWGTPTKGYKTRNNKRTEQFIVRRRK; encoded by the coding sequence ATGGCACTGATCACTCACAAGCCGACCTCCCCGGGCCGCCGCGACGCTGTCAGCGTGCGGACCGAAGGTCTGTACAAGGGCGCTCCTTACGCGCCCCTGACCGAATCGCAGTCGAAGACCGGCGGTCGCAACCATTACGGTCGCATCACCACCCGTCATCGCGGCGGCGGTCACAAGCAGGCGTACCGCATCATCGACTTCAAGCGCGACAAGGAAGGCATTGCCGCCGTTGTCGAGCGTCTTGAATACGATCCGAACCGCACCGCGCACATCGCGCTGCTGTGCTACGCCGACGGCGAGCGCCGCTACATCATCGCGCCGAAGGGCGTGGCGGTTGGCGATCGTCTCGTGTCGGGTTCCGACTCCCCGATCAAGCCGGGCAACTGCCTGCCGCTTCGTTCGATCCCGGTCGGTTCCACGATCCACTGCATCGAGATGAAGCCGGGCAAGGGTGCGCAGATCGCACGCTCCGCCGGCGCTTCGGTCCAGCTGGTCGCTCGCGAGCAGGGCTATGCCACGCTGCGTCTTCGCTCCGGCGAAATGCGTCGCGTCCCGGTTGAATGCCGCGCCACCATCGGTGAAGTCGGCAACTCCGAACACAGCCTGCGCAAGCTCGGCAAGGCCGGTAAGAAGCGTTGGGCAGGTATTCGTCCGACCGTCCGCGGCGTCGTCATGAACCCGGTCGACCATCCGCATGGCGGTGGTGAAGGCAAGACCTCCGGTGGCCGTCATCCGGTCTCGCCGTGGGGCACGCCGACCAAGGGCTACAAGACGCGCAACAACAAGCGCACCGAACAGTTCATCGTGCGTCGTCGCAAGTAA
- the rplN gene encoding 50S ribosomal protein L14 produces the protein MIQVQSSLSAADNSGAKEMMCIKVLGGSKRRYASVGDVIKVTIKDAIPRGKVKKGEVYNAVVVRTAKGVRRADGSVIRFDGNAAVLLNNKLEPIGTRIFGPVTRELRNEKFMKIVSLAPEVL, from the coding sequence ATGATTCAGGTGCAAAGCTCGCTTTCCGCAGCGGACAACAGCGGTGCGAAGGAAATGATGTGCATCAAGGTGCTGGGCGGCTCGAAGCGCCGTTACGCCAGCGTCGGTGATGTGATCAAGGTGACCATCAAGGACGCCATTCCTCGCGGTAAGGTCAAGAAGGGTGAGGTGTACAACGCCGTGGTGGTTCGTACCGCCAAGGGTGTGCGCCGCGCTGACGGTTCCGTTATCCGTTTCGACGGTAACGCGGCCGTCCTCCTCAACAATAAGCTCGAGCCGATCGGCACCCGTATTTTCGGGCCGGTTACCCGCGAGCTGCGCAACGAGAAGTTCATGAAGATCGTCTCGCTCGCGCCCGAAGTGCTCTGA
- the rpsN gene encoding 30S ribosomal protein S14: MAKTSMVERDLKRTKLVKKYAAKRAEYKAIVLSATASYDEKMEAQTKLQKLPRDASPSRQRNRCALTGRPRGVYSKFGLGRNKLREATMRGDVPGLRKASW, encoded by the coding sequence ATGGCCAAGACCTCGATGGTCGAGCGCGACCTCAAGCGCACCAAGCTCGTCAAGAAGTACGCTGCCAAGCGTGCGGAATACAAGGCGATCGTTCTGAGCGCGACCGCTTCGTACGACGAGAAGATGGAAGCCCAGACGAAGCTGCAGAAGCTTCCCCGTGATGCGAGCCCGTCGCGCCAGCGTAACCGCTGCGCACTGACTGGCCGCCCGCGTGGCGTTTACAGCAAGTTCGGCCTCGGCCGCAACAAGCTCCGCGAAGCCACCATGCGTGGTGACGTCCCGGGTCTGCGCAAGGCTAGCTGGTAA
- the rplV gene encoding 50S ribosomal protein L22 — translation MSTEAKAILRSARISAQKARLVADLVRGLPVGRASDVLAFTNKKAAHLVRKVLLSAVANAENNLGADVDELKVARIFVDEGPAMKRMYARAKGRGSRILKRTSHITVVVGN, via the coding sequence ATGAGCACCGAAGCCAAAGCGATCCTGCGCAGCGCCCGCATCTCGGCGCAGAAGGCACGCCTGGTGGCTGACCTGGTCCGCGGTTTGCCCGTGGGCCGAGCCAGCGACGTGCTCGCCTTTACCAACAAGAAGGCCGCTCACCTTGTTCGCAAGGTGCTGCTCTCCGCCGTCGCCAATGCCGAGAACAATCTCGGTGCCGACGTCGACGAGCTGAAGGTCGCACGCATCTTCGTCGACGAAGGTCCGGCGATGAAGCGTATGTACGCCCGCGCCAAAGGCCGCGGTTCGCGCATCCTGAAGCGCACCAGCCACATCACTGTGGTTGTTGGCAACTGA
- the rplP gene encoding 50S ribosomal protein L16, which yields MLQPKRTKFRKQFKGRNDGLAFNSNLVSFGEYGLKATTHGQLTARQIEAARRCITRFVKRGGKLWIRVFPDKPITRKPIEVRMGAGKGSVEFWVAPIQPGRMLYEIEGVDETTAREAFRLAAAKLSVQTQFVSRAVM from the coding sequence ATGTTGCAACCTAAGCGCACTAAGTTCCGCAAGCAGTTCAAGGGCCGCAATGACGGCCTGGCGTTCAACTCCAATCTCGTGAGCTTCGGCGAGTACGGCCTCAAGGCGACGACGCACGGTCAGCTGACCGCACGTCAGATCGAAGCGGCCCGTCGTTGCATCACGCGTTTCGTCAAGCGTGGCGGCAAGCTTTGGATCCGGGTCTTCCCGGACAAGCCGATCACCCGCAAGCCGATCGAAGTTCGAATGGGCGCCGGTAAGGGTAGCGTCGAGTTCTGGGTCGCTCCGATCCAGCCCGGTCGCATGCTTTATGAAATCGAAGGTGTCGACGAGACGACGGCACGCGAAGCGTTCCGTCTGGCCGCAGCAAAGCTGTCCGTCCAGACCCAGTTCGTCTCCAGGGCGGTGATGTAA
- the rpsE gene encoding 30S ribosomal protein S5, with protein sequence MSSTDRENSDGMLEKLIAVNRVAKTVKGGRQMSFTALTVVGDGEGRVGFGYGKAREVPVAISKAMERARRNMVSIELNNGTLWYAIKANHGAARVYMQPASQGTGVIAGGAMRAVLEVVGVKDVLAKAVGSRNPINLVRATIKGLQAVASPKRIAAKRGKTIEEVLGNG encoded by the coding sequence ATGTCCTCGACAGATCGCGAAAATTCGGACGGCATGCTTGAAAAGCTTATCGCCGTCAACCGCGTGGCCAAGACCGTCAAGGGTGGCCGCCAGATGAGCTTCACCGCGCTGACGGTTGTCGGCGATGGCGAAGGCCGCGTCGGTTTTGGTTATGGCAAGGCGCGTGAAGTGCCGGTTGCCATCTCCAAGGCCATGGAGCGCGCCCGCCGCAACATGGTGTCCATCGAACTCAACAACGGCACGCTGTGGTACGCCATCAAGGCCAACCACGGTGCGGCTCGCGTCTACATGCAGCCTGCTTCGCAGGGTACCGGCGTCATCGCCGGCGGCGCCATGCGCGCTGTCCTCGAAGTGGTTGGCGTGAAGGACGTGCTCGCCAAGGCTGTCGGCTCGCGCAACCCGATCAACCTCGTCCGCGCGACGATCAAGGGTCTGCAGGCCGTTGCTTCGCCGAAGCGCATCGCCGCCAAGCGTGGCAAGACGATCGAAGAGGTTCTCGGCAATGGCTAA
- the rplR gene encoding 50S ribosomal protein L18 — protein MNKNTSRLRRAKSTRAHIRELAVARLSVHRTGQHIYAQVFAPNGTVVAAASTVQSSVAEGLKSKKNIEAATTVGRIVAERAQAAGIEAVAFDRSGFRYHGRIKALADAAREAGLKF, from the coding sequence ATGAACAAGAATACATCCCGCCTGCGCCGCGCCAAGTCGACCCGTGCCCACATCCGTGAGCTCGCCGTCGCCCGCCTGAGCGTGCACCGCACCGGTCAGCACATCTACGCCCAGGTCTTCGCGCCGAACGGCACCGTCGTGGCAGCCGCCTCGACCGTGCAGAGCTCGGTTGCCGAAGGTCTCAAGAGCAAGAAGAACATCGAAGCCGCCACCACGGTGGGCCGCATCGTTGCCGAGCGCGCCCAGGCCGCCGGTATCGAAGCTGTCGCGTTCGACCGCTCGGGTTTCCGCTATCACGGTCGCATCAAGGCTCTGGCCGATGCGGCTCGTGAGGCCGGCCTCAAGTTCTAA
- the rpsM gene encoding 30S ribosomal protein S13 — MARIAGVNLPVQKHVWVGLQSIFGIGRSRAKQVCVDAGVVPTTPIKSLSEGEVEKIRAEIAKYTVEGDLRREVGMAVKRLMDLGCYRGLRHRRGLPVRGQRTRTNARTRKGPRRPIKK; from the coding sequence ATGGCGCGCATCGCGGGTGTCAATTTGCCAGTCCAGAAGCATGTCTGGGTCGGCCTGCAGAGCATTTTCGGAATCGGCCGTTCGCGGGCGAAGCAGGTTTGTGTGGATGCAGGCGTGGTTCCGACCACGCCCATCAAGTCGCTTAGCGAAGGCGAGGTCGAAAAGATCCGAGCTGAAATCGCTAAGTACACGGTCGAAGGTGACCTCCGCCGCGAAGTCGGCATGGCGGTCAAGCGCCTGATGGACCTGGGTTGCTACCGTGGCCTGCGCCACCGTCGTGGCCTGCCGGTGCGCGGCCAGCGCACGCGTACCAACGCCCGTACCCGTAAGGGTCCGCGTCGTCCGATCAAGAAGTAA
- the rpmC gene encoding 50S ribosomal protein L29: MASKDINQKSAEELKQDLLDLRKEQFNLRMQKGSGQLTQPHQLRRVRRDIARTKFVLGAKK, encoded by the coding sequence ATGGCCAGCAAAGATATCAATCAGAAGTCGGCGGAAGAGCTTAAGCAGGATCTGCTGGACCTTCGCAAGGAGCAGTTCAATCTGCGCATGCAGAAGGGCTCCGGTCAGCTCACTCAGCCGCACCAGCTGCGCCGCGTTCGGCGTGACATCGCCCGCACGAAGTTCGTGCTCGGCGCTAAGAAGTAA
- the rpsC gene encoding 30S ribosomal protein S3 yields the protein MGHKVHPTGIRLGIAKDWNSKWYANKGEYAVYLAADLKVREMLRKKLAAAGISKIQIERPAKTARVTIHTARPGVVIGKKGEDIEKLRKEVTDMMGVPTHINVSEVRKPELDAQLVAESIAQQLERRIMFRRAMKRSVGNAMRLGALGIKINVSGRLNGAEIARSEWAREGRVPLHTLRADIDYGTAEAKTQYGIIGVKVWVYKGEIFDLAAATAESKEEQQPQQSRRDGGENRRERTAK from the coding sequence ATGGGTCATAAAGTTCATCCCACCGGTATCCGCCTCGGCATTGCCAAGGACTGGAACTCGAAGTGGTACGCAAACAAGGGTGAGTATGCTGTGTATCTCGCAGCGGACCTGAAGGTCCGTGAGATGCTCCGCAAGAAGCTCGCCGCCGCGGGTATCTCGAAGATCCAGATCGAGCGCCCGGCCAAGACCGCCCGCGTGACGATCCACACCGCCCGTCCGGGCGTGGTGATCGGCAAGAAGGGTGAGGACATCGAGAAGCTGCGTAAGGAAGTCACCGACATGATGGGCGTCCCGACGCACATCAACGTCAGCGAAGTCCGTAAGCCGGAGCTCGATGCCCAGCTCGTCGCTGAATCGATCGCTCAGCAGCTCGAGCGTCGCATCATGTTCCGCCGCGCCATGAAGCGCTCGGTTGGTAACGCGATGCGCCTCGGTGCCCTGGGCATCAAGATCAACGTCTCCGGCCGTCTGAATGGCGCCGAGATCGCTCGCTCCGAGTGGGCCCGTGAAGGTCGCGTTCCGCTGCACACGCTGCGTGCGGACATCGACTACGGCACCGCCGAAGCCAAGACCCAGTACGGCATCATCGGTGTCAAGGTATGGGTCTATAAGGGCGAGATCTTCGATCTGGCGGCAGCTACGGCCGAGTCGAAGGAAGAACAGCAGCCTCAGCAGTCGCGCCGCGACGGTGGTGAAAACCGCCGCGAGCGGACGGCCAAGTAA